One segment of Deltaproteobacteria bacterium DNA contains the following:
- the hemN gene encoding oxygen-independent coproporphyrinogen III oxidase: MFQTTINGTAVRFDAALVAKYDRPGPRYTSYPTAPQWHAAIDAAGYAQILAASNAVARPLSLYFHLPFCESHCTFCGCNVIITKQKHVVEPYLADLEREVALVAAQVDRRRAVVQLHWGGGTPTYLSCDQIERVWQAIASHFTIAADAEVGVEVDPRVTTAEQLRVLRRLGFNRVSLGVQDIHPEVQAAVNRLQPLELTAALIRTARALGYASVNTDLIYGLPYQTPDSFQETVAAVLALQPDRVACYNFAYVPWLKAQQRAIDPATLPAAETKLTTWCQTIRQFADADYDLIGFDHFARPDDEMARARRSGTLWRNFQGYTTKAGTDLLAFGITGIGDVDGHYLQNVKKLPEYRRAVQAGTFPLERACHLTRDDLMRRWVIRELLCNERVDANAVRLTWDTNFGDYFAAALAALQEPIADGLATWDGTILAITPLGHLFARNVAMCFDAYLPSEPATVSARYSRTI; the protein is encoded by the coding sequence ATGTTCCAAACAACGATTAACGGGACGGCCGTCCGCTTCGATGCAGCGTTAGTGGCGAAATACGATCGCCCGGGGCCGCGCTACACCAGTTACCCGACCGCGCCGCAGTGGCACGCCGCGATCGACGCTGCGGGCTACGCGCAAATTCTCGCCGCCAGCAATGCGGTAGCGCGGCCGTTGTCACTCTATTTTCATCTCCCGTTCTGCGAATCGCATTGCACGTTCTGCGGTTGCAACGTCATCATCACGAAACAGAAACACGTCGTCGAGCCGTATTTGGCCGACTTGGAACGCGAAGTCGCGCTCGTTGCGGCGCAAGTGGATCGGCGGCGCGCCGTGGTCCAATTGCATTGGGGCGGCGGCACGCCGACGTATCTCTCGTGCGACCAAATCGAACGCGTGTGGCAAGCGATTGCGTCGCACTTCACGATCGCGGCGGATGCGGAGGTCGGCGTGGAAGTCGATCCGCGCGTGACCACGGCGGAGCAATTGCGCGTGCTGCGCCGGCTCGGCTTCAATCGCGTCAGTCTCGGCGTGCAAGATATCCATCCCGAAGTCCAAGCGGCCGTGAATCGGCTCCAGCCGCTCGAGCTCACGGCCGCACTGATCCGCACCGCGCGCGCATTGGGGTATGCGAGCGTCAACACCGACTTGATTTACGGCCTCCCGTATCAAACGCCGGACAGTTTCCAGGAAACCGTCGCGGCCGTGCTGGCACTGCAGCCCGATCGCGTGGCGTGTTACAATTTCGCGTATGTCCCGTGGTTGAAGGCGCAACAACGCGCCATCGATCCCGCCACCTTGCCGGCGGCGGAAACAAAACTGACCACGTGGTGCCAAACCATTCGCCAGTTCGCGGATGCGGACTACGATCTGATCGGCTTCGACCACTTCGCGCGGCCGGACGACGAAATGGCGCGCGCGCGGCGGAGCGGGACCTTGTGGCGCAATTTTCAAGGCTACACGACCAAGGCCGGGACCGATTTGCTGGCGTTCGGGATCACAGGAATCGGCGACGTCGACGGCCATTATTTGCAAAACGTGAAAAAGTTGCCGGAATATCGGCGCGCGGTGCAGGCTGGGACATTTCCGTTGGAACGCGCATGTCATCTCACGCGGGACGACTTGATGCGGCGCTGGGTGATTCGCGAACTGTTGTGCAACGAACGCGTCGACGCCAATGCGGTACGGCTCACCTGGGATACGAACTTCGGCGACTATTTCGCTGCGGCGCTCGCCGCGTTGCAAGAACCGATCGCGGACGGACTGGCCACGTGGGACGGGACAATCCTCGCGATCACGCCGCTGGGGCATTTATTCGCGCGCAACGTGGCGATGTGTTTCGACGCGTACCTGCCGAGCGAACCCGCAACAGTATCCGCGCGGTACTCGCGCACGATATGA
- the hemE gene encoding uroporphyrinogen decarboxylase, which produces MSHSMDTPVYAPAERFLRAARGVAVDRPPVWLMRQAGRYLPEYQAVRREHSFVTCCTTPELSQEISLQPWRRFGMDGVIVFTDILMPLAALGLAFSVDEGIGPILAPPVRTQGDVRALRTADATTAFGYLATTLRGIRGAVGDQAAVIGFCGAPWTVATYMVSGGKGADPAAVRQHLLQDHAFRTALFERLVPLFADYLTLQIQAGAQVVQIFDSWGGALSREEYDAAAAPALQELIARVHRQTNHMAPIIVYCQPGQHLLETFVAAGADVVSIDWRMGLRAARERVAPGAQQRGRPVALQGNLDPELLLQDAATVRTQTQRMLAEGGTTGYIANLGHGVIKTTPIENVQAFVETVKTYAY; this is translated from the coding sequence ATGTCGCACTCGATGGATACTCCGGTGTATGCCCCGGCCGAACGGTTTCTCCGCGCAGCGCGAGGCGTTGCAGTCGATCGGCCGCCGGTATGGTTGATGCGGCAGGCGGGGCGTTATTTGCCGGAATATCAGGCGGTGCGACGTGAACATAGTTTCGTGACGTGCTGTACGACGCCGGAACTGTCACAGGAAATTTCGCTGCAACCGTGGCGGCGTTTCGGGATGGATGGCGTGATCGTCTTTACCGACATCCTGATGCCGCTCGCCGCGCTGGGACTCGCGTTTTCGGTCGATGAAGGGATCGGTCCGATCCTGGCGCCGCCGGTCCGCACGCAGGGCGACGTGCGGGCATTGCGCACGGCGGATGCCACCACGGCGTTCGGCTATCTCGCCACGACATTGCGCGGGATCCGGGGCGCAGTCGGCGACCAGGCTGCGGTGATCGGGTTTTGCGGCGCGCCATGGACGGTCGCGACCTATATGGTGAGCGGCGGCAAAGGCGCCGACCCAGCGGCGGTGCGCCAGCATTTATTGCAGGACCACGCGTTTCGCACTGCGCTCTTTGAACGGCTCGTGCCGTTGTTTGCCGATTATCTCACGCTGCAAATCCAAGCCGGGGCACAGGTGGTGCAAATCTTCGACAGTTGGGGCGGCGCGCTGAGCCGCGAGGAATATGATGCTGCGGCCGCACCGGCGTTGCAGGAATTAATCGCGCGTGTCCATCGACAGACCAATCACATGGCCCCGATCATTGTTTATTGTCAGCCCGGCCAGCATTTGCTGGAGACCTTCGTCGCCGCCGGTGCCGATGTGGTCAGCATCGATTGGCGGATGGGGCTGCGCGCGGCGCGGGAGCGCGTGGCACCAGGTGCGCAGCAGCGCGGTCGGCCGGTGGCGCTACAGGGCAATCTGGATCCGGAGCTGCTGTTGCAAGACGCCGCGACGGTGCGAACGCAGACGCAGCGGATGTTGGCCGAAGGCGGCACGACGGGCTACATTGCCAATCTCGGCCATGGGGTTATCAAGACCACGCCGATCGAAAATGTGCAGGCGTTTGTCGAAACGGTCAAAACGTACGCATATTAA
- a CDS encoding Fic family protein — protein sequence MGLVPKPLQATLERKLQALNRLRPLPRTAVSKLREHFKLEMTYNSNAIEGNSLTLKETFLVLHEGITIKGKPLKDHLEAKDHHAALDYLYELVGRDTRVTVSEHLICTLHQIITRETEREMAGRYRESNVMIGGAAHTPPDALDVPDHMRVLIQWLHAHQKTLHPVEFAALLHHRLVHIHPFLDGNGRTARLFMNLVLMKSGYPLVVILKNDRRKYYRVLSAADSGHLLPLVQFIAQAVERSLNIYLKALTPISKPREVFLPLSEIAKKSPYSAKYLNLLARHGRIESHKEGRVWLTSHEALQRYQAGRQRARKV from the coding sequence ATGGGTCTCGTACCGAAACCTCTGCAGGCCACGCTCGAGCGCAAACTACAGGCGCTGAATCGGCTGCGCCCGTTGCCACGGACCGCGGTGTCCAAACTGCGCGAACATTTTAAGCTCGAAATGACGTACAACTCCAACGCGATTGAAGGGAACAGTCTGACACTCAAGGAAACGTTCCTCGTGCTGCATGAAGGGATCACCATTAAAGGAAAACCGCTCAAAGACCATTTAGAGGCCAAAGATCATCATGCGGCGTTGGACTATCTGTATGAACTGGTGGGCCGCGATACGCGAGTGACCGTCTCCGAACACTTGATTTGCACTCTCCATCAAATCATCACTCGGGAAACCGAGCGGGAGATGGCGGGTCGCTATCGGGAAAGTAACGTGATGATCGGCGGAGCGGCGCATACGCCGCCCGATGCGCTCGATGTGCCGGACCACATGCGCGTCTTGATACAATGGCTGCATGCACATCAGAAAACGTTGCATCCCGTTGAGTTCGCGGCGCTGTTGCACCATCGGTTAGTGCATATTCATCCGTTTCTAGATGGCAATGGCCGGACCGCCAGACTGTTCATGAATCTTGTCCTCATGAAATCGGGATATCCCTTAGTCGTGATTTTGAAGAACGATCGTCGGAAATATTATCGGGTCTTGAGCGCTGCGGATTCAGGACACCTCCTGCCGCTTGTGCAATTCATCGCACAAGCCGTCGAACGATCGCTCAATATCTATCTGAAGGCCCTGACACCGATATCCAAACCCCGTGAAGTGTTTCTGCCGTTATCAGAAATCGCCAAGAAGAGTCCATATTCCGCAAAGTATTTGAACCTCTTGGCCCGACACGGGCGGATCGAATCCCATAAAGAAGGCCGAGTGTGGCTCACTTCCCACGAAGCCCTGCAACGCTATCAAGCCGGACGCCAGCGAGCCCGAAAGGTCTAA
- a CDS encoding NTP transferase domain-containing protein codes for MPPSVRKAVIPMAGKGTRFRPITHVVPKEFLPILNRPLIDYVVQEAVSAGCEEIICVTAPGRELIRDYWPHTAFAAHRLTIVHQTEALGLGHAVGCAAAAVGNEPFFVLLPDIIIDAPTSVCTQLAQASASTQGRPVIAVRPEPTERLASLGVVAVDASPTPLLPIRDLVEKPAPGTAPSNLTIVGRYLLPPTIFDDLRHATPGAIGEIQLTDALRTVAQREGLSALQYSETATFDCGTPSGWLAANQYFGKPRG; via the coding sequence ATGCCACCGTCCGTCCGTAAAGCGGTGATCCCGATGGCCGGCAAGGGCACACGCTTCCGGCCGATCACGCACGTCGTGCCGAAGGAATTTCTCCCGATCCTCAATCGCCCACTGATCGACTATGTCGTGCAAGAGGCCGTGAGCGCGGGCTGCGAAGAAATCATTTGCGTCACCGCGCCGGGCCGCGAACTGATCCGCGACTACTGGCCACACACCGCATTCGCCGCGCACCGCTTGACGATCGTGCATCAAACCGAGGCGTTGGGACTCGGCCACGCGGTCGGCTGCGCCGCCGCAGCGGTGGGCAACGAACCATTTTTCGTGCTGCTCCCCGATATCATCATCGACGCGCCCACATCGGTCTGCACCCAATTGGCGCAGGCGTCCGCCAGCACACAGGGACGCCCAGTCATCGCAGTCCGTCCGGAACCGACCGAACGCTTAGCCAGTCTCGGCGTCGTCGCCGTAGACGCGTCACCCACGCCGCTGCTGCCGATCCGCGACTTGGTCGAAAAACCGGCGCCCGGCACCGCGCCATCCAACTTGACGATCGTCGGCCGCTATCTCCTGCCGCCGACCATCTTCGATGACTTGCGCCACGCCACACCCGGCGCCATCGGCGAAATCCAACTCACCGACGCGCTGCGCACCGTCGCACAGCGCGAAGGCCTCTCCGCCCTCCAATACAGCGAAACCGCCACCTTCGACTGCGGCACCCCCAGCGGCTGGTTGGCCGCAAATCAATATTTCGGCAAACCCCGCGGGTAA
- the grxD gene encoding Grx4 family monothiol glutaredoxin — translation MDATFKQQIDTLLAQHKVVVFMKGAQTMPQCGFSARVVQIFNTLGVAFHDVDILANEQIRTEMKTYSNWPTFPQVYINGEFVGGCDIVTEMYEKGELQPLVSA, via the coding sequence ATGGATGCCACATTCAAACAACAGATCGACACCCTCCTCGCCCAACACAAAGTCGTCGTCTTCATGAAGGGGGCCCAAACCATGCCGCAGTGCGGATTTTCGGCACGCGTGGTGCAAATCTTCAACACGCTCGGCGTGGCGTTCCACGACGTCGACATCTTGGCGAATGAACAAATCCGGACCGAAATGAAGACCTACTCCAACTGGCCCACGTTCCCGCAAGTCTACATCAATGGCGAATTCGTCGGCGGCTGCGACATCGTCACCGAAATGTATGAGAAGGGGGAACTGCAACCCCTCGTGAGTGCGTAA
- a CDS encoding BolA family transcriptional regulator: MLSHQELTRLIRAAIPDAEVAVREFAEGGDHFAVTVASAAFNGKSRVSQHQMVYAALRPHLDSGVVHALALTTTTK; encoded by the coding sequence ATGCTCTCGCATCAAGAACTCACGCGGCTGATCCGTGCCGCCATCCCCGATGCCGAGGTCGCAGTGCGGGAATTCGCCGAAGGCGGCGACCATTTCGCCGTCACCGTGGCCTCGGCCGCGTTCAATGGCAAATCGCGCGTCTCCCAACACCAAATGGTCTACGCGGCGCTCCGCCCACACCTCGACTCCGGGGTCGTGCACGCGCTCGCACTCACCACCACCACGAAATAG